The Gadus macrocephalus chromosome 13, ASM3116895v1 genome includes a window with the following:
- the znf740a gene encoding zinc finger protein Xfin isoform X3: MSHLPSSSVRDHMKWAGLLGCEAVLSSMALMQASSMAGPPKKMMAPLGHGPPQREGPDRGPQSHMILPSGMSCPPLSVFPLQLIRKDGDFQAPRLLDEKDMRANEDMQMKKKNRKSGTPCKVREQDGRGGKGPGGDENGPASKVQKNFICDHCYGAFRSGYHLKRHILIHTGEKPYACAVCDMRFIQRYHLERHSLIHSGVKPYACSMCDMRFFQRYHLERHSQTHTGVKPYACSMCDMRFFQRYHLARHSLTHTGVKPYACSMCDMRFFQRYHLARHSLTHTGVKPYACSMCDRRFFQRYHLARHTLKHTGVKPYACSMCDMRFFQRYHLARHSLTHTGVKPYACTMCDMRFIQRYQLERHSLTHTGVKPYACTMCDKRFFQRYHLARHSLTHMGVKPYACTMCDMRFFQRYHLARHSVIHSGVKPYACTMCDKRFFQRYHLARHSLTHMGVKPYACTMCDMRFVHRYHLTRHSLTHSGMRPCTQAISQRFCAIPEGGVKPYACTMCDKRFFQRYHLARHSITHMGVKPYACTMCDKRFFQRYHLARHSRTHMGVKPYACTMCDKRFFQRYHLARHSLTHMGVKPYACTMCEKRFFQRHHLARHSLTHMGVKPYACTMCDKRFFQRQHLARHSLTHMGVKPYACTMCDKRFFQRQHLARHSLTHMGVKPYACTMCDKRFFQRQHLARHSLTHMGVKPYACTMCDMRFFQRYHLARHSVIHSGVKPYACTMCDKRFFQRYHLARHSVTHMGVKPYACTICDMRFAQRYHLTRHSLTHSGVKPYACSMCDMRFIQRNHLERHSLTHTGMRSFTVPTQPREKPFACDMCDMRFIQRYHLERHKRVHSGEKPYQCERCQQNFSRTDRLLRHRRLCQGRGVAKVENQPCCDPRPYSQEPPPAPPTWSPLHPPPGRLAV, encoded by the exons ATGTCCCATCTACCCAGCAGCTCAGTCCGCGACCATATGAAATGG GCCGGGCTGCTTGGGTGCGAAGCGGTCCTCTCCAGCATGGCCCTGATGCAGGCCAGCTCCATGGCAGGTCCACCCAAGAAGATGATGGCGCCTCTGGGCCACGGCCCGCCCCAGAGAGAGGGCCCCGACCGCGGGCCCCAGAGCCACATGATTCTCCCCTCGGGGATGAGCTGTCCGCCACTG TCTGTGTTTCCTCTGCAGCTCATCAGGAAGGACGGTGACTTCCAAGCCCCTCGCCTGCTGGACGAGAAGGACATGAGGGCCAACGAGGACATGCAGATGAAAAAGAAGAACCGGAAGTCAGGAACGCCCTGCAAAGTGAGAGAACAAGATGGAAGGGGAGGGAAG GGCCCGGGCGGGGACGAGAACGGGCCGGCCTCCAAGGTGCAGAAGAACTTCATCTGCGACCACTGTTACGGCGCCTTCAGGAGCGGCTACCACCTGAAGAGACACATACTGATCCACACAG GGGAGAAGCCGTATGCTTGTGCCGTATGTGACATGAGGTTTATTCAGCGTTACCACCTGGAGAGACACAGCCTCATTCACTCGG gggtgaaGCCGTACGCTTGTTCCATGTGTGACATGCGGTTTTTCCAGCGTTACCACCTGGAGAGACACAGCCAAACTCATACGG GGGTGAAGCCCTACGCATGCTCCATGTGTGACATGAGGTTCTTCCAGCGTTACCATCTGGCCAGACACAGCCTCACTCATACTG GGGTGAAGCCATACGCTTGCTCCATGTGTGACATGAGGTTTTTCCAACGCTACCACTTGGCCAGACACAGCCTCACGCACACTG GGGTGAAGCCATATGCTTGCTCCATGTGTGACAGGAGGTTTTTCCAGAGATACCACCTGGCAAGacacaccctcaaacacacgG GGGTGAAGCCGTACGCTTGCTCCATGTGTGACATGAGGTTCTTCCAGCGTTACCATTTGGCAAGACACAGCCTCACGCACACTG GAGTGAAGCCATACGCATGCACCATGTGTGACATGAGATTTATCCAACGCTACCAACTGGAGAGACACAGTCTGACTCATACCG gggtgaaGCCGTACGCTTGCACCATGTGTGACAAGAGGTTTTTTCAGCGCTACCACCTGGCGAGACACAGCCTCACTCATATGG GTGTGAAACCTTATGCTTGCACCATGTGTGACATGAGGTTTTTTCAGCGATACCACCTGGCGAGACACAGCGTCATTCACTCGG GTGTGAAACCTTACGCATGTACCATGTGCGACAAGAGGTTTTTTCAACGCTACCATCTGGCAAGACACAGCCTCACTCATATGG GTGTGAAACCTTACGCTTGCACCATGTGTGACATGAGGTTTGTTCACCGTTACCACCTGACGAGACACAGCCTCACTCACTCGGGTATGCGTCCGTGTACCCAGGCCATTTCACAACGTTTTTGCGCTATTCCTGAGGGAG gggtgaaGCCGTACGCTTGCACCATGTGTGACAAGAGGTTTTTTCAGCGCTACCACCTGGCGAGACACAGCATCACTCATATGG GTGTGAAACCTTACGCTTGCACCATGTGTGACAAGAGGTTTTTTCAGCGGTACCACCTGGCGAGACACAGCCGCACTCATATGG gggtgaaGCCGTACGCTTGCACCATGTGTGACAAGAGGTTTTTTCAGCGCTACCACCTGGCGAGACACAGCCTCACTCATATGG GTGTGAAACCTTACGCTTGCACCATGTGCGAAAAGAGGTTTTTTCAGCGCCACCACCTGGCGAGACACAGCCTCACTCATATGG GTGTGAAACCTTACGCTTGCACCATGTGTGACAAGAGGTTTTTTCAGCGCCAGCACCTGGCGAGACACAGCCTCACTCATATGG GTGTGAAACCTTACGCTTGCACCATGTGTGACAAGAGGTTTTTTCAGCGCCAGCACCTTGCGAGACACAGCCTCACTCATATGG GTGTGAAACCTTACGCTTGCACCATGTGTGACAAGAGGTTTTTTCAGCGCCAGCACCTGGCGAGACACAGCCTCACTCATATGG GTGTGAAACCTTATGCTTGCACCATGTGTGACATGAGGTTTTTTCAGCGCTACCACCTGGCGAGACACAGCGTCATTCATTCGG GTGTGAAACCTTACGCATGTACCATGTGCGACAAGAGGTTTTTCCAACGCTACCATCTGGCAAGACACAGCGTCACTCATATGG GTGTGAAACCTTATGCTTGCACCATATGTGACATGAGGTTTGCTCAGCGTTACCACCTGACGAGACACAGCCTCACTCACTCGG gggtgaaGCCGTATGCTTGTTCCATGTGTGACATGAGGTTTATTCAGCGTAACCACCTGGAGAGACACAGCCTCACTCACACGGGTATGCGTTCGTTTACCGTACCCACACAACCGA GGGAGAAGCCCTTTGCTTGTGACATGTGTGACATGAGGTTTATCCAACGCTACCACCTGGAGAGACACAAGCGCGTGCACagcggggagaagccctaccagTGTGAACGATGCCAGCAG aacttCTCGCGGACAGACCGGCTGCTGAGGCACCGACGCCTGTGCCAGGGGCGCGGCGTGGCCAAGGTGGAGAACCAGCCCTGCTGCGACCCCAGGCCCTACTCCCAGGAGCCCCCGCCGGCGCCGCCCACCTGgagccccctccaccccccgccGGGGCGGCTGGCCGTCTGA
- the znf740a gene encoding gastrula zinc finger protein XlCGF58.1 isoform X42 — MSHLPSSSVRDHMKWVCFDNTKVAGLLGCEAVLSSMALMQASSMAGPPKKMMAPLGHGPPQREGPDRGPQSHMILPSGMSCPPLSVFPLQLIRKDGDFQAPRLLDEKDMRANEDMQMKKKNRKSGTPCKVREQDGRGGKGPGGDENGPASKVQKNFICDHCYGAFRSGYHLKRHILIHTGEKPYACAVCDMRFIQRYHLERHSLIHSGVKPYACSMCDMRFFQRYHLERHSQTHTGVKPYACSMCDMRFFQRYHLARHSLTHTGVKPYACSMCDMRFFQRYHLARHSLTHTGVKPYACSMCDRRFFQRYHLARHTLKHTGVKPYACSMCDMRFFQRYHLARHSLTHTGVKPYACTMCDMRFIQRYQLERHSLTHTGVKPYACTMCDKRFFQRYHLARHSLTHMGVKPYACTMCDMRFFQRYHLARHSVIHSGVKPYACTMCDKRFFQRYHLARHSLTHMGVKPYACTMCDMRFVHRYHLTRHSLTHSGMRPCTQAISQRFCAIPEGGVKPYACTMCDKRFFQRYHLARHSITHMGVKPYACTMCDKRFFQRYHLARHSRTHMGVKPYACTMCDKRFFQRYHLARHSLTHMGVKPYACTMCEKRFFQRHHLARHSLTHMGVKPYACTMCDKRFFQRQHLARHSLTHMGVKPYACTMCDKRFFQRQHLARHSLTHMGVKPYACTMCDKRFFQRQHLARHSLTHMGVKPYACTMCDKRFFQRYHLARHSVTHMGEKPFACDMCDMRFIQRYHLERHKRVHSGEKPYQCERCQQNFSRTDRLLRHRRLCQGRGVAKVENQPCCDPRPYSQEPPPAPPTWSPLHPPPGRLAV; from the exons ATGTCCCATCTACCCAGCAGCTCAGTCCGCGACCATATGAAATGGGTTTGTTTTGACAACACCAAAGTG GCCGGGCTGCTTGGGTGCGAAGCGGTCCTCTCCAGCATGGCCCTGATGCAGGCCAGCTCCATGGCAGGTCCACCCAAGAAGATGATGGCGCCTCTGGGCCACGGCCCGCCCCAGAGAGAGGGCCCCGACCGCGGGCCCCAGAGCCACATGATTCTCCCCTCGGGGATGAGCTGTCCGCCACTG TCTGTGTTTCCTCTGCAGCTCATCAGGAAGGACGGTGACTTCCAAGCCCCTCGCCTGCTGGACGAGAAGGACATGAGGGCCAACGAGGACATGCAGATGAAAAAGAAGAACCGGAAGTCAGGAACGCCCTGCAAAGTGAGAGAACAAGATGGAAGGGGAGGGAAG GGCCCGGGCGGGGACGAGAACGGGCCGGCCTCCAAGGTGCAGAAGAACTTCATCTGCGACCACTGTTACGGCGCCTTCAGGAGCGGCTACCACCTGAAGAGACACATACTGATCCACACAG GGGAGAAGCCGTATGCTTGTGCCGTATGTGACATGAGGTTTATTCAGCGTTACCACCTGGAGAGACACAGCCTCATTCACTCGG gggtgaaGCCGTACGCTTGTTCCATGTGTGACATGCGGTTTTTCCAGCGTTACCACCTGGAGAGACACAGCCAAACTCATACGG GGGTGAAGCCCTACGCATGCTCCATGTGTGACATGAGGTTCTTCCAGCGTTACCATCTGGCCAGACACAGCCTCACTCATACTG GGGTGAAGCCATACGCTTGCTCCATGTGTGACATGAGGTTTTTCCAACGCTACCACTTGGCCAGACACAGCCTCACGCACACTG GGGTGAAGCCATATGCTTGCTCCATGTGTGACAGGAGGTTTTTCCAGAGATACCACCTGGCAAGacacaccctcaaacacacgG GGGTGAAGCCGTACGCTTGCTCCATGTGTGACATGAGGTTCTTCCAGCGTTACCATTTGGCAAGACACAGCCTCACGCACACTG GAGTGAAGCCATACGCATGCACCATGTGTGACATGAGATTTATCCAACGCTACCAACTGGAGAGACACAGTCTGACTCATACCG gggtgaaGCCGTACGCTTGCACCATGTGTGACAAGAGGTTTTTTCAGCGCTACCACCTGGCGAGACACAGCCTCACTCATATGG GTGTGAAACCTTATGCTTGCACCATGTGTGACATGAGGTTTTTTCAGCGATACCACCTGGCGAGACACAGCGTCATTCACTCGG GTGTGAAACCTTACGCATGTACCATGTGCGACAAGAGGTTTTTTCAACGCTACCATCTGGCAAGACACAGCCTCACTCATATGG GTGTGAAACCTTACGCTTGCACCATGTGTGACATGAGGTTTGTTCACCGTTACCACCTGACGAGACACAGCCTCACTCACTCGGGTATGCGTCCGTGTACCCAGGCCATTTCACAACGTTTTTGCGCTATTCCTGAGGGAG gggtgaaGCCGTACGCTTGCACCATGTGTGACAAGAGGTTTTTTCAGCGCTACCACCTGGCGAGACACAGCATCACTCATATGG GTGTGAAACCTTACGCTTGCACCATGTGTGACAAGAGGTTTTTTCAGCGGTACCACCTGGCGAGACACAGCCGCACTCATATGG gggtgaaGCCGTACGCTTGCACCATGTGTGACAAGAGGTTTTTTCAGCGCTACCACCTGGCGAGACACAGCCTCACTCATATGG GTGTGAAACCTTACGCTTGCACCATGTGCGAAAAGAGGTTTTTTCAGCGCCACCACCTGGCGAGACACAGCCTCACTCATATGG GTGTGAAACCTTACGCTTGCACCATGTGTGACAAGAGGTTTTTTCAGCGCCAGCACCTGGCGAGACACAGCCTCACTCATATGG GTGTGAAACCTTACGCTTGCACCATGTGTGACAAGAGGTTTTTTCAGCGCCAGCACCTTGCGAGACACAGCCTCACTCATATGG GTGTGAAACCTTACGCTTGCACCATGTGTGACAAGAGGTTTTTTCAGCGCCAGCACCTGGCGAGACACAGCCTCACTCATATGG GTGTGAAACCTTACGCATGTACCATGTGCGACAAGAGGTTTTTCCAACGCTACCATCTGGCAAGACACAGCGTCACTCATATGG GGGAGAAGCCCTTTGCTTGTGACATGTGTGACATGAGGTTTATCCAACGCTACCACCTGGAGAGACACAAGCGCGTGCACagcggggagaagccctaccagTGTGAACGATGCCAGCAG aacttCTCGCGGACAGACCGGCTGCTGAGGCACCGACGCCTGTGCCAGGGGCGCGGCGTGGCCAAGGTGGAGAACCAGCCCTGCTGCGACCCCAGGCCCTACTCCCAGGAGCCCCCGCCGGCGCCGCCCACCTGgagccccctccaccccccgccGGGGCGGCTGGCCGTCTGA
- the znf740a gene encoding zinc finger protein 665 isoform X18: MSHLPSSSVRDHMKWVCFDNTKVAGLLGCEAVLSSMALMQASSMAGPPKKMMAPLGHGPPQREGPDRGPQSHMILPSGMSCPPLSVFPLQLIRKDGDFQAPRLLDEKDMRANEDMQMKKKNRKSGTPCKVREQDGRGGKGPGGDENGPASKVQKNFICDHCYGAFRSGYHLKRHILIHTGEKPYACAVCDMRFIQRYHLERHSLIHSGVKPYACSMCDMRFFQRYHLERHSQTHTGVKPYACSMCDMRFFQRYHLARHSLTHTGVKPYACSMCDMRFFQRYHLARHSLTHTGVKPYACSMCDRRFFQRYHLARHTLKHTGVKPYACSMCDMRFFQRYHLARHSLTHTGVKPYACTMCDMRFIQRYQLERHSLTHTGVKPYACTMCDKRFFQRYHLARHSLTHMGVKPYACTMCDMRFFQRYHLARHSVIHSGVKPYACTMCDKRFFQRYHLARHSLTHMGVKPYACTMCDMRFVHRYHLTRHSLTHSGMRPCTQAISQRFCAIPEGGVKPYACTMCDKRFFQRYHLARHSITHMGVKPYACTMCDKRFFQRYHLARHSRTHMGVKPYACTMCDKRFFQRYHLARHSLTHMGVKPYACTMCEKRFFQRHHLARHSLTHMGVKPYACTMCDKRFFQRQHLARHSLTHMGVKPYACTMCDKRFFQRQHLARHSLTHMGVKPYACTMCDMRFFQRYHLARHSVIHSGVKPYACTMCDKRFFQRYHLARHSVTHMGVKPYACTICDMRFAQRYHLTRHSLTHSGVKPYACSMCDMRFIQRNHLERHSLTHTGMRSFTVPTQPREKPFACDMCDMRFIQRYHLERHKRVHSGEKPYQCERCQQNFSRTDRLLRHRRLCQGRGVAKVENQPCCDPRPYSQEPPPAPPTWSPLHPPPGRLAV, translated from the exons ATGTCCCATCTACCCAGCAGCTCAGTCCGCGACCATATGAAATGGGTTTGTTTTGACAACACCAAAGTG GCCGGGCTGCTTGGGTGCGAAGCGGTCCTCTCCAGCATGGCCCTGATGCAGGCCAGCTCCATGGCAGGTCCACCCAAGAAGATGATGGCGCCTCTGGGCCACGGCCCGCCCCAGAGAGAGGGCCCCGACCGCGGGCCCCAGAGCCACATGATTCTCCCCTCGGGGATGAGCTGTCCGCCACTG TCTGTGTTTCCTCTGCAGCTCATCAGGAAGGACGGTGACTTCCAAGCCCCTCGCCTGCTGGACGAGAAGGACATGAGGGCCAACGAGGACATGCAGATGAAAAAGAAGAACCGGAAGTCAGGAACGCCCTGCAAAGTGAGAGAACAAGATGGAAGGGGAGGGAAG GGCCCGGGCGGGGACGAGAACGGGCCGGCCTCCAAGGTGCAGAAGAACTTCATCTGCGACCACTGTTACGGCGCCTTCAGGAGCGGCTACCACCTGAAGAGACACATACTGATCCACACAG GGGAGAAGCCGTATGCTTGTGCCGTATGTGACATGAGGTTTATTCAGCGTTACCACCTGGAGAGACACAGCCTCATTCACTCGG gggtgaaGCCGTACGCTTGTTCCATGTGTGACATGCGGTTTTTCCAGCGTTACCACCTGGAGAGACACAGCCAAACTCATACGG GGGTGAAGCCCTACGCATGCTCCATGTGTGACATGAGGTTCTTCCAGCGTTACCATCTGGCCAGACACAGCCTCACTCATACTG GGGTGAAGCCATACGCTTGCTCCATGTGTGACATGAGGTTTTTCCAACGCTACCACTTGGCCAGACACAGCCTCACGCACACTG GGGTGAAGCCATATGCTTGCTCCATGTGTGACAGGAGGTTTTTCCAGAGATACCACCTGGCAAGacacaccctcaaacacacgG GGGTGAAGCCGTACGCTTGCTCCATGTGTGACATGAGGTTCTTCCAGCGTTACCATTTGGCAAGACACAGCCTCACGCACACTG GAGTGAAGCCATACGCATGCACCATGTGTGACATGAGATTTATCCAACGCTACCAACTGGAGAGACACAGTCTGACTCATACCG gggtgaaGCCGTACGCTTGCACCATGTGTGACAAGAGGTTTTTTCAGCGCTACCACCTGGCGAGACACAGCCTCACTCATATGG GTGTGAAACCTTATGCTTGCACCATGTGTGACATGAGGTTTTTTCAGCGATACCACCTGGCGAGACACAGCGTCATTCACTCGG GTGTGAAACCTTACGCATGTACCATGTGCGACAAGAGGTTTTTTCAACGCTACCATCTGGCAAGACACAGCCTCACTCATATGG GTGTGAAACCTTACGCTTGCACCATGTGTGACATGAGGTTTGTTCACCGTTACCACCTGACGAGACACAGCCTCACTCACTCGGGTATGCGTCCGTGTACCCAGGCCATTTCACAACGTTTTTGCGCTATTCCTGAGGGAG gggtgaaGCCGTACGCTTGCACCATGTGTGACAAGAGGTTTTTTCAGCGCTACCACCTGGCGAGACACAGCATCACTCATATGG GTGTGAAACCTTACGCTTGCACCATGTGTGACAAGAGGTTTTTTCAGCGGTACCACCTGGCGAGACACAGCCGCACTCATATGG gggtgaaGCCGTACGCTTGCACCATGTGTGACAAGAGGTTTTTTCAGCGCTACCACCTGGCGAGACACAGCCTCACTCATATGG GTGTGAAACCTTACGCTTGCACCATGTGCGAAAAGAGGTTTTTTCAGCGCCACCACCTGGCGAGACACAGCCTCACTCATATGG GTGTGAAACCTTACGCTTGCACCATGTGTGACAAGAGGTTTTTTCAGCGCCAGCACCTGGCGAGACACAGCCTCACTCATATGG GTGTGAAACCTTACGCTTGCACCATGTGTGACAAGAGGTTTTTTCAGCGCCAGCACCTTGCGAGACACAGCCTCACTCATATGG GTGTGAAACCTTATGCTTGCACCATGTGTGACATGAGGTTTTTTCAGCGCTACCACCTGGCGAGACACAGCGTCATTCATTCGG GTGTGAAACCTTACGCATGTACCATGTGCGACAAGAGGTTTTTCCAACGCTACCATCTGGCAAGACACAGCGTCACTCATATGG GTGTGAAACCTTATGCTTGCACCATATGTGACATGAGGTTTGCTCAGCGTTACCACCTGACGAGACACAGCCTCACTCACTCGG gggtgaaGCCGTATGCTTGTTCCATGTGTGACATGAGGTTTATTCAGCGTAACCACCTGGAGAGACACAGCCTCACTCACACGGGTATGCGTTCGTTTACCGTACCCACACAACCGA GGGAGAAGCCCTTTGCTTGTGACATGTGTGACATGAGGTTTATCCAACGCTACCACCTGGAGAGACACAAGCGCGTGCACagcggggagaagccctaccagTGTGAACGATGCCAGCAG aacttCTCGCGGACAGACCGGCTGCTGAGGCACCGACGCCTGTGCCAGGGGCGCGGCGTGGCCAAGGTGGAGAACCAGCCCTGCTGCGACCCCAGGCCCTACTCCCAGGAGCCCCCGCCGGCGCCGCCCACCTGgagccccctccaccccccgccGGGGCGGCTGGCCGTCTGA
- the znf740a gene encoding zinc finger protein 431 isoform X35, producing MSHLPSSSVRDHMKWVCFDNTKVAGLLGCEAVLSSMALMQASSMAGPPKKMMAPLGHGPPQREGPDRGPQSHMILPSGMSCPPLSVFPLQLIRKDGDFQAPRLLDEKDMRANEDMQMKKKNRKSGTPCKVREQDGRGGKGPGGDENGPASKVQKNFICDHCYGAFRSGYHLKRHILIHTGEKPYACAVCDMRFIQRYHLERHSLIHSGVKPYACSMCDMRFFQRYHLERHSQTHTGVKPYACSMCDMRFFQRYHLARHSLTHTGVKPYACSMCDMRFFQRYHLARHSLTHTGVKPYACSMCDRRFFQRYHLARHTLKHTGVKPYACSMCDMRFFQRYHLARHSLTHTGVKPYACTMCDMRFIQRYQLERHSLTHTGVKPYACTMCDKRFFQRYHLARHSLTHMGVKPYACTMCDKRFFQRYHLARHSLTHMGVKPYACTMCDKRFFQRYHLARHSITHMGVKPYACTMCDKRFFQRYHLARHSRTHMGVKPYACTMCDKRFFQRYHLARHSLTHMGVKPYACTMCEKRFFQRHHLARHSLTHMGVKPYACTMCDKRFFQRQHLARHSLTHMGVKPYACTMCDKRFFQRQHLARHSLTHMGVKPYACTMCDKRFFQRQHLARHSLTHMGVKPYACTMCDMRFFQRYHLARHSVIHSGVKPYACTMCDKRFFQRYHLARHSVTHMGVKPYACTICDMRFAQRYHLTRHSLTHSGVKPYACSMCDMRFIQRNHLERHSLTHTGMRSFTVPTQPREKPFACDMCDMRFIQRYHLERHKRVHSGEKPYQCERCQQNFSRTDRLLRHRRLCQGRGVAKVENQPCCDPRPYSQEPPPAPPTWSPLHPPPGRLAV from the exons ATGTCCCATCTACCCAGCAGCTCAGTCCGCGACCATATGAAATGGGTTTGTTTTGACAACACCAAAGTG GCCGGGCTGCTTGGGTGCGAAGCGGTCCTCTCCAGCATGGCCCTGATGCAGGCCAGCTCCATGGCAGGTCCACCCAAGAAGATGATGGCGCCTCTGGGCCACGGCCCGCCCCAGAGAGAGGGCCCCGACCGCGGGCCCCAGAGCCACATGATTCTCCCCTCGGGGATGAGCTGTCCGCCACTG TCTGTGTTTCCTCTGCAGCTCATCAGGAAGGACGGTGACTTCCAAGCCCCTCGCCTGCTGGACGAGAAGGACATGAGGGCCAACGAGGACATGCAGATGAAAAAGAAGAACCGGAAGTCAGGAACGCCCTGCAAAGTGAGAGAACAAGATGGAAGGGGAGGGAAG GGCCCGGGCGGGGACGAGAACGGGCCGGCCTCCAAGGTGCAGAAGAACTTCATCTGCGACCACTGTTACGGCGCCTTCAGGAGCGGCTACCACCTGAAGAGACACATACTGATCCACACAG GGGAGAAGCCGTATGCTTGTGCCGTATGTGACATGAGGTTTATTCAGCGTTACCACCTGGAGAGACACAGCCTCATTCACTCGG gggtgaaGCCGTACGCTTGTTCCATGTGTGACATGCGGTTTTTCCAGCGTTACCACCTGGAGAGACACAGCCAAACTCATACGG GGGTGAAGCCCTACGCATGCTCCATGTGTGACATGAGGTTCTTCCAGCGTTACCATCTGGCCAGACACAGCCTCACTCATACTG GGGTGAAGCCATACGCTTGCTCCATGTGTGACATGAGGTTTTTCCAACGCTACCACTTGGCCAGACACAGCCTCACGCACACTG GGGTGAAGCCATATGCTTGCTCCATGTGTGACAGGAGGTTTTTCCAGAGATACCACCTGGCAAGacacaccctcaaacacacgG GGGTGAAGCCGTACGCTTGCTCCATGTGTGACATGAGGTTCTTCCAGCGTTACCATTTGGCAAGACACAGCCTCACGCACACTG GAGTGAAGCCATACGCATGCACCATGTGTGACATGAGATTTATCCAACGCTACCAACTGGAGAGACACAGTCTGACTCATACCG gggtgaaGCCGTACGCTTGCACCATGTGTGACAAGAGGTTTTTTCAGCGCTACCACCTGGCGAGACACAGCCTCACTCATATGG GTGTGAAACCTTACGCATGTACCATGTGCGACAAGAGGTTTTTTCAACGCTACCATCTGGCAAGACACAGCCTCACTCATATGG gggtgaaGCCGTACGCTTGCACCATGTGTGACAAGAGGTTTTTTCAGCGCTACCACCTGGCGAGACACAGCATCACTCATATGG GTGTGAAACCTTACGCTTGCACCATGTGTGACAAGAGGTTTTTTCAGCGGTACCACCTGGCGAGACACAGCCGCACTCATATGG gggtgaaGCCGTACGCTTGCACCATGTGTGACAAGAGGTTTTTTCAGCGCTACCACCTGGCGAGACACAGCCTCACTCATATGG GTGTGAAACCTTACGCTTGCACCATGTGCGAAAAGAGGTTTTTTCAGCGCCACCACCTGGCGAGACACAGCCTCACTCATATGG GTGTGAAACCTTACGCTTGCACCATGTGTGACAAGAGGTTTTTTCAGCGCCAGCACCTGGCGAGACACAGCCTCACTCATATGG GTGTGAAACCTTACGCTTGCACCATGTGTGACAAGAGGTTTTTTCAGCGCCAGCACCTTGCGAGACACAGCCTCACTCATATGG GTGTGAAACCTTACGCTTGCACCATGTGTGACAAGAGGTTTTTTCAGCGCCAGCACCTGGCGAGACACAGCCTCACTCATATGG GTGTGAAACCTTATGCTTGCACCATGTGTGACATGAGGTTTTTTCAGCGCTACCACCTGGCGAGACACAGCGTCATTCATTCGG GTGTGAAACCTTACGCATGTACCATGTGCGACAAGAGGTTTTTCCAACGCTACCATCTGGCAAGACACAGCGTCACTCATATGG GTGTGAAACCTTATGCTTGCACCATATGTGACATGAGGTTTGCTCAGCGTTACCACCTGACGAGACACAGCCTCACTCACTCGG gggtgaaGCCGTATGCTTGTTCCATGTGTGACATGAGGTTTATTCAGCGTAACCACCTGGAGAGACACAGCCTCACTCACACGGGTATGCGTTCGTTTACCGTACCCACACAACCGA GGGAGAAGCCCTTTGCTTGTGACATGTGTGACATGAGGTTTATCCAACGCTACCACCTGGAGAGACACAAGCGCGTGCACagcggggagaagccctaccagTGTGAACGATGCCAGCAG aacttCTCGCGGACAGACCGGCTGCTGAGGCACCGACGCCTGTGCCAGGGGCGCGGCGTGGCCAAGGTGGAGAACCAGCCCTGCTGCGACCCCAGGCCCTACTCCCAGGAGCCCCCGCCGGCGCCGCCCACCTGgagccccctccaccccccgccGGGGCGGCTGGCCGTCTGA